A genomic window from Bubalus bubalis isolate 160015118507 breed Murrah chromosome X, NDDB_SH_1, whole genome shotgun sequence includes:
- the DGAT2L6 gene encoding diacylglycerol O-acyltransferase 2-like protein 6 isoform X2: protein MAMAFLSQLNLQEILQTLSVLQWMPVYVFLGAIPIILIPYFLVFTKFWMVSVLALAWLAYDWNTHSQGGRRSAWVRNWTIWKYFQNYFPVKLVKTHDLSPRHNYIIASHPHGVLPYGTFINFATETTGFARIFPGITPYVATLEGIFWIPIVREYVMSMGVCPVSELALKYLLTQKGSGNAVVIMVGGGAEALLCHPGATTVLLKQRKGFVKVALETGAYLVPSYSFGQNEVHNQETFPEGTWKRFFQKAFQDTLKKLLGLSFCIFHGRGLTRGSWGFLPFNHPITTVVGEPLPIPRIKKPNEETVDKYHTLYINALQKLFDEHKVHYGLSETQELTIV, encoded by the exons ATGGCCATGGCTTTCCTCTCCCAGCTGAATCTTCAGGAAATCCTCCAGACCCTCTCTGTTTTGCAGTGGATGCCAGTCTACGTTTTTTTAG GAGCTATTCCTATTATCCTTATACCCTACTTTCTGGTGTTCACTAAGTTCTGGATGGTGTCTGTGCTCGCCTTAGCCTGGCTCGCCTATGACTGGAACACCCACAGTCAAG GTGGTAGACGTTCAGCTTGGGTACGAAACTGGACAatctggaaatattttcaaaattacttcCCAGTAAAG CTGGTGAAGACTCATGACCTCTCTCCCAGACACAACTATATCATTGCCAGCCACCCCCATGGTGTACTCCCTTATGGTACCTTCATCAACTTTGCCACTGAGACCACTGGCTTTGCTCGGATTTTCCCAGGCATCACTCCTTATGTAGCGACCTTGgaagggatcttctggatcccAATTGTGCGAGAATATGTGATGTCAATGG GTGTGTGCCCAGTGAGTGAGTTGGCCTTGAAGTATTTGCTGACCCAGAAAGGCTCAGGCAATGCTGTGGTTATTATGGTGGGTGGAGGTGCTGAAGCCCTCTTGTGCCACCCAGGAGCCACCACTGTCCTCCTTAAACAGCGTAAAGGTTTTGTGAAGGTGGCACTGGAGACAGG AGCATACCTTGTCCCTTCCTATTCCTTTGGACAGAATGAAGTTCACAATCAAGAGACTTTCCCTGAGGGCACGTGGAAAAGGTTCTTCCAAAAAGCCTTCCAGGACACCTTAAAAAAACTCCTGGGACTAAGTTTCTGTATCTTCCATGGCCGGGGCCTCACTCGAGGATCCTGGGGATTCCTGCCTTTCAATCATCCCATTACCACAGTTG TTGGGGAGCCCCTGCCAATTCCCAGGATAAAGAAGCCAAACGAGGAGACAGTGGACAAGTACCATACACTCTACATCAATGCCCTCCAGAAGCTGTTTGATGAGCACAAAGTTCACTATGGTCTGTCTGAGACCCAGGAGCTGACAATCGTCTAA
- the DGAT2L6 gene encoding diacylglycerol O-acyltransferase 2-like protein 6 isoform X1 — protein MKLNTEKQFLICIFLSASNSLYSAGSPLHWHVLTEQFDKGRRVEDFLRSQNGDVSHWHKILFLSVAKQCCPLTPGAIPIILIPYFLVFTKFWMVSVLALAWLAYDWNTHSQGGRRSAWVRNWTIWKYFQNYFPVKLVKTHDLSPRHNYIIASHPHGVLPYGTFINFATETTGFARIFPGITPYVATLEGIFWIPIVREYVMSMGVCPVSELALKYLLTQKGSGNAVVIMVGGGAEALLCHPGATTVLLKQRKGFVKVALETGAYLVPSYSFGQNEVHNQETFPEGTWKRFFQKAFQDTLKKLLGLSFCIFHGRGLTRGSWGFLPFNHPITTVVGEPLPIPRIKKPNEETVDKYHTLYINALQKLFDEHKVHYGLSETQELTIV, from the exons ATGAAATTGAACACAGAAAAGCAGTTTCTAATATGTATTTTCCTCTCAGCGTCAAACAGCCTGTACAGTGCAGGCAGCCCTCTCCACTGGCATGTGCTGACAGAGCAGTTTGACAAAGGAAGGAGGGTTGAGGACTTCCTGAGGTCTCAGAATGGGGATGTCAGCCATTGGCACAAGATACTGTTCCTTTCAGTTGCCAAGCAGTGCTGTCCTTTGACCCCAG GAGCTATTCCTATTATCCTTATACCCTACTTTCTGGTGTTCACTAAGTTCTGGATGGTGTCTGTGCTCGCCTTAGCCTGGCTCGCCTATGACTGGAACACCCACAGTCAAG GTGGTAGACGTTCAGCTTGGGTACGAAACTGGACAatctggaaatattttcaaaattacttcCCAGTAAAG CTGGTGAAGACTCATGACCTCTCTCCCAGACACAACTATATCATTGCCAGCCACCCCCATGGTGTACTCCCTTATGGTACCTTCATCAACTTTGCCACTGAGACCACTGGCTTTGCTCGGATTTTCCCAGGCATCACTCCTTATGTAGCGACCTTGgaagggatcttctggatcccAATTGTGCGAGAATATGTGATGTCAATGG GTGTGTGCCCAGTGAGTGAGTTGGCCTTGAAGTATTTGCTGACCCAGAAAGGCTCAGGCAATGCTGTGGTTATTATGGTGGGTGGAGGTGCTGAAGCCCTCTTGTGCCACCCAGGAGCCACCACTGTCCTCCTTAAACAGCGTAAAGGTTTTGTGAAGGTGGCACTGGAGACAGG AGCATACCTTGTCCCTTCCTATTCCTTTGGACAGAATGAAGTTCACAATCAAGAGACTTTCCCTGAGGGCACGTGGAAAAGGTTCTTCCAAAAAGCCTTCCAGGACACCTTAAAAAAACTCCTGGGACTAAGTTTCTGTATCTTCCATGGCCGGGGCCTCACTCGAGGATCCTGGGGATTCCTGCCTTTCAATCATCCCATTACCACAGTTG TTGGGGAGCCCCTGCCAATTCCCAGGATAAAGAAGCCAAACGAGGAGACAGTGGACAAGTACCATACACTCTACATCAATGCCCTCCAGAAGCTGTTTGATGAGCACAAAGTTCACTATGGTCTGTCTGAGACCCAGGAGCTGACAATCGTCTAA